A genomic stretch from Prionailurus bengalensis isolate Pbe53 chromosome E2, Fcat_Pben_1.1_paternal_pri, whole genome shotgun sequence includes:
- the KCNG4 gene encoding potassium voltage-gated channel subfamily G member 4 isoform X2 → MSMPFRARGLPPGHRHRGSCSPLGQPLPGSMQPRSLKGLYYRRARKVGALDASPAADLEKEILVNVGGRRYVLPWSTLDEFPLSRLSKLKFCRSHEEIAQLCDDYDEATREFFFDRSPSAFGMIVSFLAAGRLALLRETCVLSFREELAYWGIEEAHLRPCCLLELLRKLEQLRELRQQEALHLRREARRPPGDPSRWGVFMNWLRETVENPRSGLPGKVFACLSILFVATTAVSLCVSTMPDVRAEEDKGECSQKCYYIFVVETVCVAWFSLEFCLRFVQARDKCQFFQGPLNIIDILAVSPYYVSLAVSGEPQEDGSWPGGGSYLEKVGLALRVLRALRILYVMRLARHSLGLQTLGLTVRRCTREFGLLLLFLCVAVTLFSPLVYVAENESGRVLEFTSIPASYWWAIISMTTVGYGDMVPRSVPGQMVALSSILSGILIMAFPATSIFHTFSHSYLELKREQEEVQARIRRLQNAATASERELLSDVDDLGPEGPASPAKYL, encoded by the exons ATGTCCATGCCCTTCAGGGCCAGGGGCCTGCCTCCTGGACACCGCCACCGGGGCTCCTGCAGCCCCCTGGGCCAGCCGCTGCCCGGCTCCATGCAGCCGCGCTCCCTTAAGGGGCTTTACTACCGCAGGGCCCGCAAGGTGGGCGCGCTGGACGCCTCCCCCGCGGCGGACCTGGAGAAGGAGATCCTGGTCAACGTCGGGGGCCGGCGGTACGTGCTCCCCTGGAGCACCCTGGACGAGTTTCCGCTGAGCCGCCTGAGCAAACTCAAGTTCTGCCGGAGCCACGAGGAGATCGCGCAGCTCTGCGACGACTACGACGAAGCCACCCGGGAGTTCTTCTTCGACCGCAGCCCCAGCGCTTTCGGCATGATCGTGAGCTTCCTGGCGGCCGGCAGGCTGGCCCTGCTCCGGGAGACGTGCGTGCTGTCCTTCCGGGAGGAGCTGGCCTACTGGGGGATCGAGGAGGCCCACCTGCGGCCGTGCTGCCTGCTGGAGCTGCTCCGGAAGCTGGAGCAGCTGCGCGAGCTCCGCCAGCAGGAGGCGCTGCACCTGCGGCGCGAGGCGCGGCGCCCCCCCGGGGACCCGTCGCGCTGGGGGGTCTTCATGAACTGGCTGCGGGAGACGGTGGAAAACCCGCGCTCGGGGCTCCCCGGCAAGGTCTTCGCCTGTCTGTCCATCCTCTTCGTGGCCACCACGGCGGTCAGCCTGTGCGTCAGCACCATGCCCGACGTGAGGGCCGAGGAGGACAAG GGTGAGTGTTCTCAGAAATGCTACTACATTTTCGTCGTGGAGACCGTGTGCGTGGCCTGGTTTTCCCTGGAGTTCTGCCTGCGGTTCGTCCAGGCCCGGGACAAGTGCCAGTTCTTCCAAGGGCCCCTGAACATCATCGACATCCTGGCCGTCTCCCCGTACTACGTGTCGCTGGCCGTGTCCGGCGAGCCCCAGGAGGACGGCAGCTGGCCCGGCGGGGGCTCGTACCTGGAGAAGGTGGGGTTGGCGCTCCGCGTGCTGCGGGCGCTGCGCATCCTGTACGTGATGCGCCTGGCGCGCCACTCGCTGGGGCTGCAGACGCTGGGCCTCACCGTGCGCCGCTGTACCCGCGAGttcggcctcctcctcctcttcctctgcgtGGCCGTCACGCTCTTCTCCCCCCTGGTCTACGTGGCGGAGAACGAGTCCGGGAGGGTGCTGGAGTTCACCAGCATCCCCGCCTCCTACTGGTGGGCCATCATCTCCATGACGACCGTGGGCTACGGGGACATGGTCCCGCGCAGCGTGCCGGGTCAGATGGTGGCCCTGAGCAGCATCCTGAGCGGGATCCTCATCATGGCCTTCCCCGCCACGTCCATCTTCCACACTTTCTCGCACTCCTACCTGGAGCTCaagagggagcaggaggaggtCCAGGCGCGCATCCGCCGCCTGCAAAACGCCGCCACGGCCAGCGAGCGCGAACTTCTGAGTGACGTCGACGACCTGGGCCCGGAGGGCCCCGCCTCGCCCGCTAAATACCTGTAA
- the KCNG4 gene encoding potassium voltage-gated channel subfamily G member 4 isoform X1 yields MTSPAMSMPFRARGLPPGHRHRGSCSPLGQPLPGSMQPRSLKGLYYRRARKVGALDASPAADLEKEILVNVGGRRYVLPWSTLDEFPLSRLSKLKFCRSHEEIAQLCDDYDEATREFFFDRSPSAFGMIVSFLAAGRLALLRETCVLSFREELAYWGIEEAHLRPCCLLELLRKLEQLRELRQQEALHLRREARRPPGDPSRWGVFMNWLRETVENPRSGLPGKVFACLSILFVATTAVSLCVSTMPDVRAEEDKGECSQKCYYIFVVETVCVAWFSLEFCLRFVQARDKCQFFQGPLNIIDILAVSPYYVSLAVSGEPQEDGSWPGGGSYLEKVGLALRVLRALRILYVMRLARHSLGLQTLGLTVRRCTREFGLLLLFLCVAVTLFSPLVYVAENESGRVLEFTSIPASYWWAIISMTTVGYGDMVPRSVPGQMVALSSILSGILIMAFPATSIFHTFSHSYLELKREQEEVQARIRRLQNAATASERELLSDVDDLGPEGPASPAKYL; encoded by the exons AT GACGTCTCCAGCAATGTCCATGCCCTTCAGGGCCAGGGGCCTGCCTCCTGGACACCGCCACCGGGGCTCCTGCAGCCCCCTGGGCCAGCCGCTGCCCGGCTCCATGCAGCCGCGCTCCCTTAAGGGGCTTTACTACCGCAGGGCCCGCAAGGTGGGCGCGCTGGACGCCTCCCCCGCGGCGGACCTGGAGAAGGAGATCCTGGTCAACGTCGGGGGCCGGCGGTACGTGCTCCCCTGGAGCACCCTGGACGAGTTTCCGCTGAGCCGCCTGAGCAAACTCAAGTTCTGCCGGAGCCACGAGGAGATCGCGCAGCTCTGCGACGACTACGACGAAGCCACCCGGGAGTTCTTCTTCGACCGCAGCCCCAGCGCTTTCGGCATGATCGTGAGCTTCCTGGCGGCCGGCAGGCTGGCCCTGCTCCGGGAGACGTGCGTGCTGTCCTTCCGGGAGGAGCTGGCCTACTGGGGGATCGAGGAGGCCCACCTGCGGCCGTGCTGCCTGCTGGAGCTGCTCCGGAAGCTGGAGCAGCTGCGCGAGCTCCGCCAGCAGGAGGCGCTGCACCTGCGGCGCGAGGCGCGGCGCCCCCCCGGGGACCCGTCGCGCTGGGGGGTCTTCATGAACTGGCTGCGGGAGACGGTGGAAAACCCGCGCTCGGGGCTCCCCGGCAAGGTCTTCGCCTGTCTGTCCATCCTCTTCGTGGCCACCACGGCGGTCAGCCTGTGCGTCAGCACCATGCCCGACGTGAGGGCCGAGGAGGACAAG GGTGAGTGTTCTCAGAAATGCTACTACATTTTCGTCGTGGAGACCGTGTGCGTGGCCTGGTTTTCCCTGGAGTTCTGCCTGCGGTTCGTCCAGGCCCGGGACAAGTGCCAGTTCTTCCAAGGGCCCCTGAACATCATCGACATCCTGGCCGTCTCCCCGTACTACGTGTCGCTGGCCGTGTCCGGCGAGCCCCAGGAGGACGGCAGCTGGCCCGGCGGGGGCTCGTACCTGGAGAAGGTGGGGTTGGCGCTCCGCGTGCTGCGGGCGCTGCGCATCCTGTACGTGATGCGCCTGGCGCGCCACTCGCTGGGGCTGCAGACGCTGGGCCTCACCGTGCGCCGCTGTACCCGCGAGttcggcctcctcctcctcttcctctgcgtGGCCGTCACGCTCTTCTCCCCCCTGGTCTACGTGGCGGAGAACGAGTCCGGGAGGGTGCTGGAGTTCACCAGCATCCCCGCCTCCTACTGGTGGGCCATCATCTCCATGACGACCGTGGGCTACGGGGACATGGTCCCGCGCAGCGTGCCGGGTCAGATGGTGGCCCTGAGCAGCATCCTGAGCGGGATCCTCATCATGGCCTTCCCCGCCACGTCCATCTTCCACACTTTCTCGCACTCCTACCTGGAGCTCaagagggagcaggaggaggtCCAGGCGCGCATCCGCCGCCTGCAAAACGCCGCCACGGCCAGCGAGCGCGAACTTCTGAGTGACGTCGACGACCTGGGCCCGGAGGGCCCCGCCTCGCCCGCTAAATACCTGTAA